A window from Setaria italica strain Yugu1 chromosome VIII, Setaria_italica_v2.0, whole genome shotgun sequence encodes these proteins:
- the LOC101780893 gene encoding CASP-like protein 1U2, whose amino-acid sequence MGSGCHAMNEEPNGSKAVTLLFRLSTMVLALTSAVVMATASECSIFEPHGSRVTVTFKNYPPFVYLAWVNIAATILEAAGIYLQVGKGGDGDDEAPKLPRVILVAIDVAVPALLNTATGAVFSAVVAYGPQISACTGTAGRFCDQANRSKLFSLAASISAASAAVAKDVSLPFSVWPMSSDE is encoded by the exons ATGGGATCCGGCTGTCATGCCATGAACGAGGAGCCAAATGGCTCCAAGGCGGTGACCCTCCTGTTCCGCCTGTCCACGATGGTGCTGGCGCTCACCTCGGCGGTCGtcatggcgacggcgagcgagTGCTCCATCTTCGAGCCCCACGGTTCCAGGGTCACCGTCACCTTCAAAAACTACCCACCATTTGT CTACCTGGCATGGGTAAACATCGCGGCGACTATCCTGGAGGCGGCCGGGATCTACCTACAGGTTGGtaagggcggcgacggcgacgacgaggcgcCAAAGCTCCCCCGTGTCATCCTGGTTGCCATCGACGTCGCCGTGCCGGCGCTGCTCAACACGGCCACGGGCGCCGTGTTCTCGGCGGTCGTCGCCTACGGTCCGCAGATCAGCGCCTGCACTGGCACCGCCGGCAGGTTCTGCGATCAGGCGAACAGGTCCAAGCTCTTCTCCTTGGCCGCCAGCATCTccgccgcttccgccgccgTAGCTAAGGACGTCTCGCTACCGTTCTCCGTGTGGCCCATGTCGTCAGACGAGTAG